In Nitrospirota bacterium, one DNA window encodes the following:
- a CDS encoding PilZ domain-containing protein: MSSEKKGSLNAGEKRSYFRVNDVISVVANPVDLGKEAGLSSSKAFSLHAPSKSAEKDFNESSGEFADNGKLYAMVQELNTKLDFIINHFILEKEGLLTPEKKSVNISASGIKFTIDRPVKKGDIMEIKLLLPTFPPVAVFAYGEVKRATPLDDKTCEVALEYLNMSEPVRNEIIKYTLNCQREAIRKSREQE, from the coding sequence ATGTCGTCTGAAAAAAAGGGCAGTCTCAATGCAGGAGAAAAAAGAAGCTACTTCAGGGTGAATGATGTGATATCGGTTGTTGCGAACCCCGTTGACCTCGGCAAGGAAGCAGGACTTTCAAGCTCAAAGGCGTTTTCATTACACGCCCCCTCGAAAAGCGCTGAAAAAGATTTCAATGAAAGTTCCGGGGAATTTGCGGATAACGGAAAATTGTATGCCATGGTCCAGGAGCTCAATACCAAGCTCGACTTCATCATCAATCATTTCATACTTGAAAAAGAAGGGCTGCTAACGCCTGAAAAAAAATCGGTCAACATCAGCGCGTCAGGCATAAAATTCACGATCGACAGGCCCGTAAAGAAAGGCGATATAATGGAGATAAAACTCCTCCTGCCGACCTTTCCGCCTGTTGCTGTGTTTGCTTACGGAGAAGTAAAAAGGGCCACGCCGCTTGATGACAAGACCTGTGAAGTGGCCCTGGAATATCTCAACATGTCCGAGCCTGTAAGAAATGAAATAATAAAGTACACCCTTAACTGTCAGAGAGAGGCGATCAGAAAATCTCGGGAACAGGAGTAA
- the motA gene encoding flagellar motor stator protein MotA, whose amino-acid sequence MFVIIGMVVVLGAVIGGYLLEHGNINLLFQPVELLIIGGAATGAFFISSPSKVVSSVSKNISRVFSAKGATKAEFLEILGLLNSIFSKMRKEGLIAIEGDIENPKESAIFTKYPSVVKNHHAVNFICDNLKVIISANVSSFELENIMELEMESHHHEAMIPAHSVSKVADGLPALGIVAAVLGVVLTMAKISEPPEVLGHSIGAALVGTFLGVLLSYGFVGPIGTHLEHIAEADMKLFQVIKIALVSFVGGAAPQIAVEYARRVIPSDAKPGFTELEEAMRK is encoded by the coding sequence ATGTTTGTAATCATAGGAATGGTTGTTGTCCTTGGGGCTGTTATAGGCGGTTACCTGCTGGAACATGGGAATATTAATCTTCTTTTTCAGCCGGTTGAGCTTCTCATTATCGGCGGCGCCGCAACCGGAGCATTCTTTATCTCATCGCCCTCAAAAGTTGTAAGCAGCGTCTCAAAAAATATTTCCAGGGTTTTCTCAGCTAAGGGCGCGACCAAAGCTGAATTCCTTGAGATTCTCGGGTTACTCAATTCTATATTTTCAAAGATGAGAAAAGAAGGCCTTATCGCTATTGAGGGTGATATTGAAAACCCTAAAGAGAGCGCTATCTTCACCAAGTATCCAAGTGTTGTCAAAAACCATCACGCCGTCAATTTTATTTGCGATAACCTTAAAGTGATCATCTCCGCCAATGTCTCATCCTTTGAGCTTGAAAATATAATGGAGCTCGAAATGGAGTCGCATCATCACGAAGCAATGATACCGGCGCATAGTGTCTCAAAAGTTGCCGACGGTCTGCCTGCACTTGGAATTGTTGCTGCGGTCCTCGGTGTTGTTCTTACAATGGCAAAAATCTCCGAGCCGCCTGAGGTGCTCGGACACAGTATCGGAGCAGCTCTTGTCGGAACGTTTCTTGGAGTTTTATTGAGTTACGGATTCGTGGGACCGATAGGGACGCATCTCGAACACATTGCTGAAGCAGACATGAAGCTCTTTCAGGTCATCAAGATCGCGCTTGTGTCCTTTGTCGGAGGCGCAGCGCCTCAGATAGCGGTTGAGTATGCAAGACGTGTTATTCCTTCGGACGCAAAACCCGGCTTTACCGAGCTGGAAGAAGCCATGAGAAAATGA
- a CDS encoding DUF362 domain-containing protein encodes MDRRDFLKIAGIAGIGFSIPKSIEALVDPSETSLAVATGASPEKITRAAIDTFGGMKKFVSRGDIVVIKPNMAWDRLPEQAANTNPEVVATVVKLCFEAGAKKVKVFDRSVNDPRRCYVQSGVADAAKNAGADVIFTDERKFKSMKIQGEAIKEWPLYTEIFEADKVINIPIAKHHGLAKITMSMKNWMGVMGGERNQIHQKLDQSLVDLSLKIKPALTVLDAVRILTANGPQGGSLSDVKKLDTVIVGADQVAVDSYGATLFGMKGSDLGYVRIAAQSGLGTMDLSKVNVKKISI; translated from the coding sequence ATGGACCGCAGGGACTTTTTGAAAATAGCAGGAATTGCAGGGATCGGGTTTTCCATCCCAAAGAGCATCGAAGCTTTAGTTGATCCAAGCGAGACCTCGCTTGCCGTTGCCACCGGGGCCTCTCCTGAAAAGATCACACGGGCCGCGATCGACACGTTCGGAGGGATGAAGAAGTTCGTCTCAAGAGGCGACATTGTAGTCATAAAACCTAATATGGCGTGGGACAGGCTGCCTGAACAGGCCGCCAACACAAATCCCGAAGTTGTCGCTACGGTTGTGAAGCTGTGTTTTGAGGCTGGCGCAAAAAAGGTCAAGGTGTTTGACAGGTCCGTGAATGACCCCCGCAGATGCTATGTTCAAAGCGGGGTTGCCGATGCCGCAAAGAACGCCGGGGCGGACGTGATCTTTACAGATGAAAGAAAATTCAAGTCAATGAAGATACAGGGGGAGGCGATAAAGGAATGGCCGCTTTATACGGAAATTTTTGAGGCTGACAAGGTGATAAATATCCCGATCGCAAAACATCACGGGCTTGCCAAGATCACGATGTCGATGAAAAACTGGATGGGCGTCATGGGCGGAGAAAGAAACCAGATCCACCAGAAGCTGGACCAGAGCCTTGTTGATCTCTCACTGAAGATCAAACCGGCTCTCACAGTGCTTGACGCTGTGAGGATACTGACAGCAAACGGCCCTCAGGGCGGAAGTCTTTCCGATGTGAAGAAGCTCGATACCGTGATCGTCGGGGCAGACCAGGTCGCGGTGGATTCATACGGGGCAACACTTTTTGGAATGAAAGGCAGCGACCTCGGATACGTCAGGATCGCGGCGCAGTCAGGTCTTGGCACGATGGACCTCTCAAAGGTCAATGTTAAAAAGATAAGTATTTAG
- a CDS encoding response regulator: MEKHELKILVADDDAMVREVIVKFLSEQGYTVITASDGLEALQLLRLEDIKLVITDLRMPGADGMTVLRTAMQSNHRVAVVILTAYGTLDTALEAVREGAYDYIVKPFVMQQLLLVVRNAYRMTSLFDENDRLARQLKETHKNHETAGASGSVNNTTAAPDSLARIEKLKELNIINADEARILKERLVSGDEKIRKYNLLVNDLKKEF; encoded by the coding sequence GTGGAAAAACATGAGTTAAAAATCCTTGTAGCAGACGATGACGCAATGGTAAGGGAAGTTATTGTGAAGTTTCTCAGCGAACAGGGATACACCGTTATTACCGCGTCTGACGGCCTTGAAGCCTTACAGCTCCTCAGGCTTGAGGACATAAAGTTGGTGATAACCGACCTCAGGATGCCGGGCGCTGACGGGATGACGGTTTTAAGGACGGCCATGCAATCAAATCACAGAGTTGCTGTGGTGATACTCACGGCTTACGGTACGCTTGATACAGCGCTGGAGGCGGTAAGGGAAGGGGCGTACGATTATATCGTTAAGCCGTTTGTAATGCAGCAGCTCCTGCTGGTCGTTAGAAACGCTTATAGAATGACGAGCCTGTTTGATGAGAATGATAGACTTGCAAGGCAACTGAAGGAGACGCACAAAAACCATGAAACGGCCGGGGCCTCCGGAAGCGTAAATAATACAACCGCTGCGCCTGATTCCCTGGCGAGGATCGAAAAGCTGAAAGAACTGAATATCATTAACGCTGATGAGGCCAGGATACTGAAAGAGAGGCTGGTCTCCGGGGATGAAAAAATAAGAAAGTACAATTTGCTGGTGAATGATCTAAAAAAAGAATTTTAA
- a CDS encoding GHKL domain-containing protein gives MKAEFFRSADFLQNLFDAVPSFLFIVDSDVRIHHLNSSALKLLNKDREAILLKRGGEVLNCLYSHEVPEGCGRSAHCKECVIRNSVTEVFKGKNVFRKTTKVKHLADTGIQEVYLSITASAFPYRDSTYALLVLEDVTREKRFEEELRLHAAQLEASYKDMESFSYTASHDLKTPLRIIEGFSHILLTDYSDKLDDNGRGLLNSIRGNTKKMSQLIDDLLEFSRVSTREIQRTEINMESLIKSIFEDMKQAAWGRSMHLKIGALPPAYGDMSMVRQVLVNLLSNAVKFTSTRKTTVITAAGRTENNENIYYVQDNGVGFDMKYCHKLFDSFQRIHEPSKYEGTGIGLAIVRRVVEKHGGRVWAEGKPDEGASFYFTLPKK, from the coding sequence ATGAAAGCAGAATTTTTCAGGAGCGCTGATTTCTTACAGAATTTATTTGATGCCGTTCCTTCCTTTCTTTTTATTGTCGATTCCGATGTCCGTATACACCATCTGAATTCTTCCGCGTTAAAATTATTAAACAAAGACAGGGAAGCAATCCTGTTGAAAAGAGGAGGGGAGGTCTTAAACTGCCTCTACTCCCATGAAGTGCCCGAAGGGTGCGGGCGTTCAGCGCATTGTAAAGAGTGTGTCATCAGAAATTCTGTGACCGAGGTTTTCAAGGGGAAAAATGTTTTCCGAAAGACCACAAAAGTAAAACACCTTGCAGACACCGGGATACAGGAGGTCTACCTTTCGATAACAGCAAGCGCTTTTCCCTACAGGGACAGCACATACGCCCTGCTTGTGCTGGAAGATGTCACGAGAGAAAAAAGGTTCGAGGAGGAGTTACGCCTTCACGCGGCGCAGCTTGAGGCTTCTTACAAGGACATGGAGAGTTTCAGTTATACGGCATCTCATGATCTCAAGACCCCGCTCAGGATCATTGAAGGGTTCTCACATATCCTGCTTACTGATTATTCAGATAAACTGGACGACAACGGAAGAGGATTGCTGAACAGCATTAGAGGCAATACGAAAAAAATGTCGCAGCTTATTGATGACCTTCTCGAGTTTTCCAGGGTGAGCACAAGAGAGATCCAGCGTACCGAAATAAATATGGAGTCCCTGATCAAAAGTATATTTGAGGACATGAAGCAGGCTGCCTGGGGAAGGTCCATGCATCTGAAGATCGGGGCCTTGCCGCCGGCTTATGGCGACATGTCAATGGTCCGCCAGGTCCTTGTTAATCTATTATCGAACGCTGTCAAATTCACAAGCACCCGCAAGACAACAGTGATCACCGCCGCCGGCCGTACAGAGAATAATGAGAACATATATTACGTTCAGGACAACGGCGTAGGGTTCGATATGAAGTACTGTCATAAACTTTTTGACTCTTTCCAGCGGATACATGAGCCAAGCAAGTATGAGGGGACCGGCATCGGGCTGGCCATAGTAAGGAGAGTTGTTGAAAAACACGGCGGAAGGGTCTGGGCGGAAGGAAAACCCGATGAAGGGGCCTCGTTTTATTTCACCTTGCCGAAAAAGTAG
- a CDS encoding PAS domain-containing protein encodes MMDFNGETAEELGEKSVLFRQIWKSQKWWQHIIDAMTDYLFVIDNNYRILRTNKAFAGLFGKEPADIIMKPYYELFGLSGPHEWCASPENKGVSCPGSVERTINDAVYLISCFPISYDQHDAMVYVMKDITETRRLKDQIYHLDKLSSLGTLTSGVAHEINNPLTGIIGYTEMLLMGNVDETTRKYLTNVYDSAIRCKKIVENMLTFSRQSPSQKSPENINEIIDKTIELHEYWLKSTNIEIVKSYGVVPYVDVDRQQMQQVILNLLINAEHAITDTGRRGRIEFKTIYDKTSKNLTITVSDNGAGIPKEILPKIFDPFFTTKPVNIGTGLGLSIAHGIIAEQGGTIDVKSEEGKGTSFIITLHAD; translated from the coding sequence ATGATGGATTTCAACGGAGAGACTGCCGAGGAGCTTGGGGAAAAATCTGTACTGTTCAGGCAGATATGGAAAAGCCAAAAGTGGTGGCAGCACATAATCGATGCGATGACCGATTACCTCTTCGTTATCGACAACAATTACAGGATATTGAGGACCAACAAGGCGTTTGCCGGCCTTTTCGGCAAAGAGCCCGCTGACATAATAATGAAGCCGTACTATGAGCTTTTCGGACTCAGCGGACCGCACGAATGGTGTGCTTCGCCGGAAAACAAGGGCGTATCATGCCCCGGTTCCGTTGAAAGGACGATAAACGACGCGGTCTATCTGATAAGCTGCTTTCCCATATCATATGATCAGCATGACGCAATGGTCTATGTCATGAAGGACATCACCGAGACCCGCAGGCTAAAAGACCAGATCTATCACCTCGACAAACTGTCTTCCCTCGGTACGCTTACATCAGGCGTCGCTCACGAGATAAATAATCCTCTCACCGGGATCATCGGTTATACGGAAATGCTTCTTATGGGAAATGTTGATGAGACCACCAGGAAATATCTGACGAATGTATATGATTCAGCAATAAGGTGCAAAAAGATTGTTGAGAACATGCTCACCTTTTCAAGGCAATCACCCTCTCAGAAAAGCCCTGAAAACATAAATGAGATCATCGACAAAACGATTGAGCTCCATGAGTACTGGCTTAAATCAACCAACATAGAGATTGTAAAAAGCTACGGTGTGGTCCCGTATGTCGATGTGGACCGGCAGCAGATGCAGCAGGTAATACTGAATCTGCTCATCAATGCTGAACACGCGATCACCGATACAGGCAGGCGCGGGCGGATAGAATTTAAAACCATCTATGATAAAACATCAAAGAACCTCACAATAACGGTCTCCGACAATGGGGCGGGAATTCCAAAGGAAATACTTCCAAAGATATTCGATCCCTTTTTCACGACAAAGCCCGTCAATATAGGAACGGGACTCGGCCTTTCAATAGCCCACGGTATCATAGCCGAACAGGGCGGCACGATTGACGTAAAGAGCGAAGAAGGGAAGGGCACCTCATTCATCATCACGCTTCATGCGGATTAA
- a CDS encoding flagellar motor protein produces MNKASIAGILLGISAILLGNFFEGGKITSVVQGSAALIVFGGTLGATFLSFSMRDMKLAAQSLRNIFFEDPLLPKDYSIISEIITFATKARKTGILSLDKDAQFVSYGFFNRALRLVIDGTDPKALRSTLEQENRTFEEERLRAAKVFESAGGFAPTIGIIGAVLGLIHVMENLSEPTKLGAGIAVAFVATVYGVGSANLLFLPMAKKIANNMKHEVFLREIIIEGVLGIQSGRNPYYLREYLNAFISKGK; encoded by the coding sequence ATGAATAAGGCAAGCATTGCAGGCATACTGCTTGGCATATCAGCGATACTTTTAGGCAACTTTTTTGAAGGCGGGAAGATCACTTCCGTTGTTCAGGGGTCTGCCGCATTGATCGTATTCGGCGGCACACTCGGGGCCACGTTTTTAAGTTTTTCTATGAGAGACATGAAGCTCGCGGCTCAATCGCTGAGGAACATTTTCTTTGAAGACCCCCTGCTGCCGAAAGACTATTCCATCATCTCGGAAATTATAACCTTTGCCACAAAGGCGAGAAAGACCGGGATATTGTCCCTGGACAAAGACGCGCAGTTTGTCAGTTATGGTTTCTTCAACAGGGCGTTGAGGCTTGTTATAGACGGGACAGACCCAAAGGCACTCAGGAGTACCCTGGAGCAGGAGAACAGGACCTTCGAGGAAGAAAGGCTCAGGGCGGCAAAGGTGTTTGAATCCGCCGGCGGCTTCGCCCCTACGATAGGAATAATCGGCGCAGTATTGGGACTGATACACGTTATGGAAAATCTCAGCGAGCCGACAAAATTAGGAGCAGGGATCGCGGTTGCCTTTGTAGCTACAGTTTACGGCGTCGGGTCTGCGAATTTATTGTTCCTGCCTATGGCAAAGAAGATCGCAAATAATATGAAACACGAAGTCTTTCTCAGGGAGATAATAATAGAAGGCGTGCTCGGCATTCAATCGGGCAGGAACCCCTATTATCTCAGGGAATATCTGAATGCGTTTATATCAAAGGGGAAATAA
- a CDS encoding transposase codes for MPRIARVVAEEYPHHVIQRGNNREKVFFDKKDKEKYLSLLKKYSDKWKSPVLAYCLMTNHIHLLVKPLEELSLYKMMQGIALCYTQYTNRKYKRTGRLWESRYHSCIVDNEKYLWAVARYIEQNPVRAKMVKAADEFPYSSARAHLNGTEDEIIGELLFDEKQRKDYAEFVRTNVPEDEMKEIRYYTRTGRPLGREEFVGEMENKFQRRFFLKPPGRPRKVR; via the coding sequence ATGCCGAGAATAGCAAGAGTGGTAGCGGAGGAATATCCGCACCATGTCATTCAGAGAGGGAATAATAGAGAGAAGGTTTTCTTCGATAAAAAGGACAAAGAGAAATACCTGTCTTTATTGAAGAAGTATTCTGATAAATGGAAATCACCTGTGTTGGCATATTGTCTAATGACAAATCACATCCATCTGTTAGTCAAACCGCTTGAAGAATTATCGCTTTACAAAATGATGCAGGGGATAGCTTTATGCTACACACAATATACGAACAGAAAATATAAGCGAACCGGCAGACTATGGGAAAGCAGATATCATTCATGCATAGTTGATAACGAGAAGTATCTGTGGGCGGTGGCAAGATACATTGAACAAAATCCTGTTCGTGCAAAGATGGTGAAGGCGGCTGATGAATTTCCTTATTCGAGTGCACGTGCTCACCTGAATGGAACGGAAGACGAAATTATAGGCGAACTACTATTTGATGAAAAGCAAAGGAAGGATTACGCAGAATTTGTGCGGACAAATGTCCCTGAAGATGAGATGAAAGAGATAAGATATTACACGAGGACAGGAAGGCCGCTTGGGAGGGAGGAGTTTGTCGGTGAAATGGAAAATAAATTTCAGAGAAGATTTTTCTTGAAGCCACCGGGGAGACCCAGAAAAGTAAGATGA
- a CDS encoding 4Fe-4S binding protein has product MQNLRRSSQAIFLLVFLFLFIQTESKGADELGYPVKLFLDFDPLIFVTTLLSSHAAQKAFYLSFIVIIATVVLGRVFCGWACPLGTLNNIVSYFKRRKAGGNNFNWNKVKYYLMIFLLASSLFTMQLTGVMDPLSLLIRSFSLSVYPLFNYGIRAMFDTVYDLNPRGIVDVSESIYSLLKQSVLSFQQPHFRQAAFVGLIFFLILGLNLYEKRFWCRYLCPLGAFLGILSRYSLLKRSVSEGCTECGACSIECQGNVSPDKKDQWKPTECFYCWNCDDICPQNAVSFGFHSAAGPKPATGIDLGRRRVVASMMGGVVAVPLLRVNPLSQSNMLSTKLLRPPGSLEESEFLKRCVKCGECMKVCITNGLQPAFLEAGLEGIWSPMLVPKVGYCENRCTLCGQVCPTGAIKKLPLEEKMRVKIGLAMIDKNRCLPHAHATPCIVCEEVCPTPRKAVWFEKSIVKDREGRAIEIQQPRVDLELCIGCGICEAKCPVKSQPAIYVTNIGESRSDKNRLLLS; this is encoded by the coding sequence ATGCAGAATCTTAGACGATCATCACAGGCGATTTTTTTACTGGTCTTTCTTTTCCTCTTTATTCAAACAGAGTCAAAGGGCGCGGACGAGCTCGGTTATCCTGTAAAACTCTTTCTGGATTTTGACCCGCTGATCTTTGTCACCACTCTCCTGTCATCACATGCCGCGCAGAAAGCCTTCTATTTATCTTTCATTGTAATTATCGCGACAGTGGTTTTAGGGAGGGTCTTCTGCGGCTGGGCCTGCCCGCTTGGAACTTTGAATAACATCGTAAGTTATTTCAAGAGAAGGAAGGCGGGGGGTAATAATTTCAACTGGAACAAGGTCAAATATTATCTCATGATATTCCTCCTCGCGTCTTCATTATTCACAATGCAATTAACAGGCGTCATGGACCCGCTGTCCCTGCTTATCAGGTCCTTTTCTCTCAGTGTTTACCCGCTGTTCAATTACGGCATCAGGGCAATGTTCGATACCGTTTATGATCTAAATCCGCGCGGCATTGTTGATGTCTCGGAATCAATATATTCTCTGTTAAAGCAAAGCGTCCTATCATTTCAGCAGCCGCATTTCAGACAGGCCGCGTTTGTCGGGCTGATTTTCTTTCTGATACTTGGTTTGAACCTTTATGAAAAACGATTCTGGTGCAGGTACCTCTGCCCCCTCGGCGCGTTCCTCGGCATCCTCTCAAGGTATTCACTTCTTAAAAGATCGGTCAGCGAGGGATGCACGGAATGCGGCGCGTGTTCTATAGAGTGTCAGGGCAATGTCTCGCCCGATAAAAAAGACCAATGGAAACCAACGGAATGTTTTTACTGCTGGAATTGTGATGACATTTGTCCGCAAAATGCGGTCAGCTTCGGATTTCATTCTGCCGCAGGTCCCAAACCAGCGACGGGAATTGACCTCGGAAGGCGCAGGGTGGTCGCGTCTATGATGGGAGGTGTTGTTGCCGTTCCTTTACTAAGGGTAAATCCGCTTTCACAATCCAATATGCTTTCAACAAAGCTCCTGCGGCCTCCGGGCTCTCTTGAGGAAAGCGAGTTTTTAAAAAGGTGCGTGAAATGCGGCGAGTGCATGAAGGTATGCATTACCAACGGGCTTCAGCCGGCCTTTCTTGAAGCGGGACTTGAGGGCATCTGGTCGCCAATGCTTGTGCCGAAAGTCGGATATTGCGAGAACAGGTGCACGCTCTGCGGACAGGTATGCCCCACAGGCGCCATAAAAAAATTACCGCTTGAAGAAAAGATGAGGGTCAAGATAGGTCTTGCTATGATAGATAAAAACAGGTGCCTGCCTCACGCTCATGCAACCCCATGTATTGTTTGCGAGGAAGTCTGCCCTACGCCAAGGAAGGCAGTCTGGTTTGAAAAAAGCATTGTGAAAGACAGAGAGGGCAGGGCCATTGAGATTCAACAGCCGAGGGTGGACCTGGAACTGTGCATCGGCTGCGGGATATGCGAGGCAAAGTGCCCGGTAAAAAGTCAGCCTGCTATCTATGTGACAAACATCGGCGAATCACGATCGGACAAAAACCGGCTGCTCCTGTCGTAG
- a CDS encoding OmpA family protein: MNVRKRREEEHENVERWMVSYADFVTLLFCFFTAMYAISNVDTNKLGKFVKSMRSAFHTAGPEGSAIAVIEGIQPIVPGDAEIESDVKDVLGLLISESKGGIDVRMDKRGVVISVMDKFIFESGFAKLREEARPMVDAVAKAVKTYPNMVRIEGHTDNIPINGGEFRSNWELSSARAINVAKYFINAHGIQPGRISAVGYAEYRPVASNNTPDGRAKNRRVDIVILSESEGKKEPQ, encoded by the coding sequence ATGAATGTAAGAAAAAGAAGAGAAGAAGAACACGAGAACGTTGAGCGGTGGATGGTTTCATACGCCGATTTCGTCACCCTTCTTTTTTGTTTTTTCACCGCGATGTATGCTATTAGTAATGTCGACACTAACAAGCTCGGTAAGTTTGTAAAATCAATGCGCTCGGCGTTTCATACAGCCGGGCCGGAAGGCAGCGCCATTGCGGTAATTGAAGGCATTCAGCCGATCGTCCCCGGCGATGCGGAAATCGAATCTGACGTAAAAGACGTGCTCGGCTTGTTGATATCGGAATCAAAGGGCGGGATAGATGTGAGAATGGACAAGAGAGGTGTGGTAATATCAGTAATGGACAAGTTTATATTTGAGAGCGGTTTTGCAAAACTCAGGGAGGAGGCAAGGCCCATGGTTGACGCGGTGGCAAAGGCCGTTAAAACTTATCCTAACATGGTGCGTATCGAAGGCCATACCGATAATATTCCAATAAACGGCGGAGAATTCCGTTCCAACTGGGAGCTGTCTTCTGCGCGCGCTATCAATGTCGCAAAGTATTTTATAAATGCTCACGGGATCCAGCCTGGAAGGATCTCCGCTGTCGGTTACGCTGAATACAGGCCTGTTGCATCAAACAACACGCCGGATGGAAGGGCGAAGAACAGGAGAGTCGACATAGTGATCTTAAGCGAGAGTGAGGGAAAGAAGGAACCGCAATGA
- a CDS encoding OmpA family protein, whose product MSKGKAVIVKKVKKSGGGGHHGGAWKVAYADFVTAMMAFFLLMWLINMTSDEKRARLTMYFKNFSIFDSGGTSWMDRSSEIFNEAGETKQKAMMEKYAETVTNLKDMEDELKKGILNQLGDAKDQVVVDTVDGGVRIQMTDKDGSLMFETGSNKLTPKAKNILQVIGNNIKSIPSKVAIEGHTDALPYSRSDYSNWELSTERASTARKELEANGLDAQRIVRVSGFADKDPLIGDNPSDPRNRRISIILKAPDAGYKPVKVTEQPVAKKEEPDLLIKKFDENLSLVIDGAQKPPPAKTEIKSALTNDDAPPAKNWGAVIKKDEWSPVVTPVIKDALPPVIDKPKTNPSAKQMEHKEFYNSIQTSNTAKPAAVPVKKKETAPVIKNVEKEPVPTVIKKTPSIIKELASPIISKDDLFR is encoded by the coding sequence ATGAGTAAGGGCAAAGCAGTAATCGTTAAAAAAGTCAAAAAAAGCGGCGGAGGGGGACATCACGGCGGCGCATGGAAGGTTGCTTATGCCGATTTCGTGACAGCCATGATGGCATTTTTTCTGCTGATGTGGCTCATAAATATGACATCCGATGAAAAAAGGGCTCGTCTCACCATGTATTTCAAGAACTTCAGCATTTTCGACTCTGGCGGCACATCCTGGATGGACAGATCGAGTGAAATATTTAATGAGGCCGGGGAGACCAAACAAAAGGCGATGATGGAGAAGTATGCGGAAACTGTCACTAATTTAAAAGACATGGAAGATGAGCTCAAAAAAGGCATCTTGAACCAGCTGGGGGACGCAAAAGACCAAGTAGTGGTGGACACTGTGGATGGGGGCGTCCGCATCCAGATGACAGATAAAGACGGCAGCCTTATGTTTGAGACAGGCAGCAATAAATTGACGCCGAAGGCAAAGAACATTCTCCAGGTAATAGGAAATAATATCAAAAGCATTCCAAGCAAAGTTGCTATAGAGGGGCATACCGATGCCTTGCCATATTCAAGAAGCGATTACAGCAACTGGGAGCTTTCCACTGAAAGGGCCTCAACAGCAAGAAAAGAGCTTGAGGCGAACGGACTCGACGCTCAGAGAATTGTCCGCGTTTCAGGGTTTGCCGACAAGGACCCTCTAATAGGTGACAATCCCTCAGACCCTCGCAACAGGCGCATCAGCATCATTTTGAAAGCTCCTGACGCCGGTTATAAGCCTGTAAAAGTTACTGAGCAGCCTGTGGCAAAAAAGGAAGAACCGGACCTTCTAATTAAAAAATTTGACGAAAACCTTTCTTTGGTAATCGATGGGGCGCAAAAACCTCCCCCCGCGAAAACTGAAATTAAGTCCGCCTTAACAAATGATGATGCTCCTCCTGCGAAAAATTGGGGGGCCGTTATAAAGAAGGATGAATGGAGCCCTGTGGTAACACCGGTAATAAAAGACGCATTACCTCCAGTAATCGACAAACCGAAAACGAACCCTTCGGCAAAACAAATGGAGCACAAAGAGTTTTACAACAGCATTCAGACTTCTAATACCGCAAAGCCTGCCGCTGTCCCGGTAAAGAAAAAAGAAACTGCGCCTGTCATAAAGAATGTCGAAAAAGAGCCGGTCCCGACTGTAATTAAAAAGACACCTTCCATAATTAAGGAACTTGCAAGCCCGATCATATCAAAAGATGATTTGTTCAGGTAG